In Chiloscyllium plagiosum isolate BGI_BamShark_2017 chromosome 30, ASM401019v2, whole genome shotgun sequence, a genomic segment contains:
- the dolk gene encoding dolichol kinase, which yields MLKNPVFVESFIVFIIVLSVHAVIWNLFTWCTLALAIQAYYVQHKWDRLLKSGNAVFQYRSAFSSGLLPASVVLPLLGIVLKEQWETVGNVQFERFCTMCSAAGMAIALFISLLGLGLTKPRPTNTSIVYGFAASAIIYTLKHALAVSEVIEILEILLIFVYLSLIVLYIMPRSFTPGEVMLFLSGLSIVTNQLIKRSLTFGDGRCDPLASFLLVTVVGMALLGFIFALLYCFMDSKTWVSSLIFHVTTMAFGMGIMVPWFYRLTRNHLFPWLLNFLTATRTRIYLLSYWITLAFLASVIVFHQNSKQSSGSKKYKASTAIRKSFHFIIVATYVPGLLYDRPLLYVAAVVCFAAFVTLEYIRHFRIKPLGMMLRPMLALFLDDRDSGPLILTHIYLLLGLTLPVWLFPGVFAPESSFSGEVALAPYAGVLAVGIGDALASAIGSTMGEVRWPATKKTFEGTATSVFAQIIAVALILIFDKTVSLNGSYTWIVGSIVIVSLLEAYTDQIDNLLLPLYLFLMLMV from the coding sequence ATGTTGAAAAATCCTGTGTTTGTGGAGTCTTTCATTGTTTTCATCATCGTGTTGTCTGTCCATGCTGTGATCTGGAACCTCTTTACCTGGTGCACACTAGCCTTGGCGATTCAAGCTTATTACGTTCAGCACAAGTGGGACAGGTTACTGAAATCCGGAAATGCTGTTTTTCAATATAGATCAGCCTTTAGTAGTGGCCTGCTGCCAGCCAGTGTGGTTTTGCCTTTGCTAGGAATTGTGTTAAAGGAGCAGTGGGAAACTGTTGGAAATGTACAGTTCGAGCGGTTCTGCaccatgtgttcagctgcaggAATGGCCATTGCTCTGTTTATCTCATTACTGGGTTTGGGCCTCACAAAGCCTCGGCCCACGAATACCAGCATTGTGTATGGTTTTGCAGCCAGTGCCATAATATATACCCTGAAGCACGCTCTTGCAGTGTCTGAAGTCATCGAAATCCTGGAGATACTATTGATTTTTGTCTATCTTTCTCTCATTGTCCTTTATATTATGCCACGGAGCTTCACGCCAGGAGAAGTTATGTTGTTTTTGTCAGGTTTGAGCATAGTTACCAACCAGCTCATCAAACGATCTTTGACTTTTGGAGATGGTAGATGCGATCCACTTGCATCATTCCTCTTGGTGACTGTGGTTGGAATGGCCCTCCTGGGATTTATTTTCGCTCTCTTGTACTGTTTCATGGACTCTAAAACCTGGGTTTCATCACTGATTTTCCATGTGACCACTATGGCTTTTGGAATGGGAATCATGGTGCCCTGGTTCTACCGGCTGACCAGAAACCATCTTTTTCCTTGGCTTCTCAACTTCCTTACAGCCACCAGAACAAGGATCTACCTACTGAGCTACTGGATCACACTGGCATTTCTTGCTTCTGTCATTGTCTTTCATCAGAACAGTAAGCAATCATCTGGGTCTAAAAAGTACAAAGCTTCAACTGCTATAAGGAAAAGTTTTCATTTCATCATAGTGGCAACCTATGTCCCAGGTCTCCTCTATGATCGTCCACTACTCTATGTTGCTGCTGTGGTTTGCTTTGCTGCATTTGTGACGTTGGAATATATAAGGCATTTTAGGATTAAACCACTAGGAATGATGTTGAGACCAATGCTGGCCCTGTTCCTTGATGACCGTGATAGTGGTCCTTTGATCCTGACACACATTTACCTGCTACTAGGACTGACCCTGCCTGTAtggcttttccctggagtgtttgcCCCAGAGAGCTCTTTCTCAGGAGAGGTAGCACTGGCTCCATATGCTGGAGTTCTAGCCGTGGGAATTGGCGATGCATTGGCTTCTGCTATTGGAAGCACAATGGGAGAAGTTAGGTGGCCTGCAACTAAGAAAACctttgaaggaacagcaacttctgtctttgccCAAATCATCGCTGTTGCTTTGATTCTAATCTTTGATAAAACAGTGAGTTTGAATGGCAGCTACACCTGGATTGTGGGATCTATTGTTATAGTCTCCCTATTAGAAGCTTACACTGATCAAATAGACAATCTTTTATTGCCCTTGTATCTTTTCCTTATGCTAATGGTTTGA